A window of Rhinatrema bivittatum chromosome 2, aRhiBiv1.1, whole genome shotgun sequence contains these coding sequences:
- the LOC115083820 gene encoding gastrula zinc finger protein XlCGF57.1-like, which produces MPAGASAQVPITFEDIAIYFSQEEWEYLKEWEKELYKDVMKENYQMLSSLEINECKEGHEETHPEEMTKTVSEKDGRDTCPCCDWEKNCWTHYKPEEGLRNPTGDFTGSVIPCEQNINDTHRMEHNRNETIVQQSVCNDCGNFYMDQGTLKSQDGFHGDQKPHKWMDCGKNLSQKDPLPVNEKLHTNYNRLFLCNEDEKCILHKPDLVTSKKNHTEEKQFPLTECGKSFSQKGALTQHLKTHTGERPFPSTECGKSYIQKGDLMIHQRTHKGERPFAHTQCQKNVIYKGSLIIHQTTHTGERFPCTECGKCFIRKQSLLIHQTIHSGEKPFSCKECRKNFSQKSDLTQHLRIHTGERPFQCNECGKSFSHKGALRQHLRIHSGERPFTCTECGKSFREKGWLTQHLRIHTGERPFICTKCGKSFIQRANLRYHLASHTGERPFTCTECEKSFSQKGALTKHLRIHAGERPFKCTECGKSFRGKWWLNQHLRIHTGEKPFTCTECGESFRGKGWLNQHLRIHTGERPFTCTECGKSFIQKGDLLIHQRTHEGNKPFLCKECGKSFIRKRNLLIHQRTHEGIKPFLCRECGKSFSLKEDILSHLKEHW; this is translated from the coding sequence AGATCAATGAATGCAAGGAAGGACATGAGGAGACACATCCTGAGGAAATGACTAAAACTGTATCTGAAAAAGATGGAAGGGATACCTGCCCATGTTGTGATTGGGAGAAAAACTGCTGGACTCATTATAAACCAGAGGAAGGATTAAGAAACCCAACAGGAGACTTCACTGGGAGTGTGATTCCCTGTGAGCAAAATATCAATGATACCCACAGAATGGAGCATAATAGAAACGAGACAATAGTACAACAGTCTGTATGTAATGATTGTGGAAACTTCTACATGGATCAGGGAACTCTAAAGTCACAAGATGGATTTCATGGAGATCAGAAACCACATAAATGGATGGACTGTGGCAAGAATCTCAGTCAGAAGGATCCTCTCCCAGTAAATGAGAAACTCCACACTAACTACAACAGACTATTTCTCTGTAATGAAGATGAGAAATGCATCCTTCACAAACCAGACCTGGTAACGTCTAAGAAAAACCACACAGAAGAGAAGCAATTTCCATTAACTGAGTGTGGGAAAAGTTTTAGTCAGAAGGGAGCTCTTACACAGCACCTGAAAACccacactggagagagaccctttccatccactgaatgtgggaaaagctatATTCAGAAGGGGGACCTGATGATACATCAGAGAACCCATAAAGGTGAGAGACCCTTTGCACATACTCAATGTCAGAAGAACGTCATTTATAAAGGAAGCCTAATAATTCATCAGACAACTCATACTGGGGAGAGATTTCCTTGCACTGAATGTGGAAAATGCTTTATTCGGAAGCAGAGTCTTCTGATACACCAGACAATCCATTCAGGAGAGAAACCCTTCTCATGTAAGGAATGTAGGAAAAATTTCAGTCAGAAAAGCGATCTTACTCAGCATTTACGTATACATACTGGGGAAAGACCCTTTCAATGcaatgaatgtgggaaaagcttcagtcaTAAGGGAGCACTTAGACAACACCTGAGAATTCACAGTGGGGAGAGACCCTTTACctgcactgaatgtgggaaaagcttcagagAGAAGGGATGGCTTACACAACACCTgagaattcacactggagagagaccctttaTATGCActaaatgtgggaaaagcttcattcAGAGGGCAAATCTTCGATATCACTTGGCAAGtcacactggagagagaccctttacatgcactgaatgtgagaaaagcttcagtcagaaggGAGCGCTTACAAAACACCTGAGAATTCATGCTGGAGAGAGACCCTttaaatgcactgaatgtgggaaaagcttcagggGGAAGTGGTGGCTTAACCAACACCTgagaattcacactggagagaaaccctttacatgcactgaatgtggggaAAGCTTTAGGGGCAAGGGATGGCTTAACCAACACCTgagaattcacactggagagagaccctttacatgcactgaatgtgggaaaagctttattCAGAAGGGGGACCTGCTGATACATCAGAGAACCCATGAAGGAAATAAGCCCTTTCTGTGCAaggaatgtgggaaaagctttattCGGAAGAGGAACCTTTTGATACACCAGAGAACCCATGAAGGAATTAAGCCCTTTCTGTGCAgggaatgtgggaaaagctttagtCTGAAGGAAGATATTCTAAGTCACCTAAAAGAGCATTGGTGA